A portion of the Nomia melanderi isolate GNS246 chromosome 2, iyNomMela1, whole genome shotgun sequence genome contains these proteins:
- the LOC116429880 gene encoding serologically defined colon cancer antigen 8 homolog isoform X1 — protein sequence MFETSNRGRRHQFSSTPAITTEHLSTHLARMNFPLRNYLKTKGNFSSSTDPVNSLRMKRLSLKSKKTSGIQKLDLSRKKSIDYTEMAYREAVSKLKYLLAESYVSKPLSGKSPDIKDYQCSNVKINESEENIDSKSVVIDNCKAKDLPEDTNKAINPQFTLCKNVYPTRTYSNLASPTSDTQSVPPELNSFIEQQEEYIHQLQQESQFCRNQLNNLLYKVREVVAENEALHYKNKTGFFKCALDEYAHIAENDNENDKQKPARIEISESKKPKTLECPNIVFESRISELEAQLTQAKLELRKVQEENQYNLKRMSESCLSNDTPEMKAQLEKALHVKHEAEMKVQDLQKTLIAVREQETEALQKIKQTVDAMQQIQFEKNQCEIEIKRLKEELDRQHGKFREATQEASKRIAEERQQIERRYSQQVEQLSADIASHWDAANKSQLESEKQRRELTELRREVSQKQTFIDDLKKELQNKISYLQSELNQALTEKDGAEQEVLSTKLTAERNERQSRQEQSRLQIEINSYKQRLERTEADLVHLRRENLRLSEHIASLEKEIATNKPIDSGDFTTQIPAKSENEKELASMIIDMETKHAATVAGLEDALNNQATIVSQLTAECQSLTQRLEANNLKHKEEMASLQNNVEYLSDKIQSTFNKQQGIVSMESKDIPANSLTQAQNTAVPHIVYQEHNMKINNSHEINKQSLTNNLSNENKYYVDDEAENNLNAKAQIHKENQNQDDEQSNDHQPLELYVTEQEYNSYDQYVTESEQQKHSNVIQNPNEATFPQYTTLDT from the exons ATGTTTGAAACGAGCAACCGTGGACGTCGACATCAGTTTAGCAGTACACCGGCAATTACCACAGAACATCTAAGTACACATTTAGCACGCATGAATTTTCCTCTAAGGAATTATTTGAAGACAAAAGGAAATTTTTCAAGCAGTACAGATCCTGTGAATTCTCTTCGAATGAAAAGATTAAGTTTGAAATCTAA aaagacGAGTGGAATTCAAAAGTTGGATTTAAGTAGGAAAAAATCTATAGATTACACGGAAATGGCTTATAGAGAAGCTGTTTCTAAGCTGAAGTATTTGCTTGCTGAATCTTATGTTTCAAAACCgttgtcagg AAAATCACCAGATATCAAAGATTATCAATGCAGCaatgtaaaaattaatgaatccgAAGAAAATATCGATAGTAAGAGTGTTGTAATTGACAATTGTAAAGCAAAAGATTTGCCAGAAGatacaaataaagctataaatcCACAATTCACTTTGTGTAAGAATGTGTATCCGACAAGAACATATAGTAATTTAGCATCTCCAACTTCAGACACACAGTCTGTTCCTCcagaattaaattcttttatcgAACAACAAGAAGAATATATTCATCAATTACAACAGGAATCTCAATTTTGCAGaaatcaattgaataatttattatacaaagtcAGAGAG GTTGTAGCTGAAAATGAAGctttacattataaaaataaaacaggatTTTTTAAATGTGCACTCGATGAATATGCGCACATCGctgaaaatgataatgaaaatgataaacaaAAGCCAGCTCGAATAGAAATTTCTGAAAGCAAGAAACCTAAAACATTGGAGTGTCCTAACATAGTGTTCGAATCCAGAATTAGCGAATTAGAAGCACAACTTACTCAGGCCAAATTAGAATTACGTAAAGTGCAAGAGGAAAATCAGTATAATTTAAAACGGATGTCCGAGAGTTGTTTAAGCAATGATACCCCTGAAATGAAAGCGCAGTTGGAGAAGGCTTTACATGTTAAACACGAAGCTGAAATGAAAGTACAAGATTTACAAAAAACATTAATTGCGGTACGAGAACAGGAAACCGAAGCATTACAAAAAATTAAGCAAACTGTGGATGCTATGCagcaaattcagtttgaaaaaaatcaatgtgaaatagaaattaagagattaaaagaagaattagaTAGACAACATGGAAAATTTAGAGAAGCTACACAAGAAGCAAGTAAACGTATTGCTGAAGAAAGACAACAAATAGAGCGTAGATATAGTCAGCAAGTTGAACAATTATCTGCTGATATTGCTTCTCACTGGGATGCAGCTAATAAATCTCAGTTAGAATCTGAAAAACAACGTAGAGAGTTAACAGAACTTAGGAGAGAAGTTTCTCAAAAACAAACATTCATCGATGACTTAAAGAAAGAACTTCAAAATAAGATAT CGTATTTACAAAGTGAGCTGAACCAAGCATTAACTGAAAAAGATGGAGCTGAACAGGAAGTTTTGTCTACAAAACTAACTgcggaacgaaacgaacgacAAAGTCGCCAAGAACAAAGTAGACTACAAATTGAAATCAATTCATATAAACAACGATTAGAGAGAACAGAGGCTGATTTAGTTCACCTTAGAAGAGAAAATTTAAGACTTTCAGAACATATAGCTTCTTTAGAGAAAgag ATTGCGACGAATAAACCCATAGACTCAGGAGATTTTACTACGCAAATTCCTGCAAAGTCGGAAAATGAAAAGGAATTGGCTTCTATGATAATAGATATGGAAACTAAACATG CTGCTACAGTGGCTGGTCTAGAAGATGCCTTGAATAATCAGGCTACGATCGTCTCTCAACTGACTGCTGAATGCCAATCTCTCACACAGCGTTTGGAAGCTAACAACCTGAAGCACAA GGAAGAAATGGCCAGTTTACAAAACAACGTAGAATACTTGTCAGACAAGATACAAAGTACTTTTAATAAACAACAAG GAATTGTATCGATGGAAAGTAAAGATATACCAGCTAATTCATTAACGCAAGCACAAAATACAGCAGTACCCCACATAGTTTACCAGGAacataatatgaaaataaataactcaCATGAGATAAATAAACAATCGCTAACAAACAATTTGTCTAATGAAAATAAGTACTATGTAGATGATGAGGCAGAGAATAATTTGAATGCAAAAGCACAGATAcacaaagaaaatcaaaatcaaGATGATGAACAAAGTAATGATCATCAGCCTTTAGAATTGTATGTAACAGAACAGGAATATAATTCATATGACCAATACGTTACTGAAAGTGAACAACAAAAACATTCTAATGTAATACAAAACCCTAATGAAGCAACATTTCCTCAATATACTACATtagatacataa
- the LOC116429880 gene encoding serologically defined colon cancer antigen 8 homolog isoform X2, with the protein MFETSNRGRRHQFSSTPAITTEHLSTHLARMNFPLRNYLKTKGNFSSSTDPVNSLRMKRLSLKSKKTSGIQKLDLSRKKSIDYTEMAYREAVSKLKYLLAESYVSKPLSGKSPDIKDYQCSNVKINESEENIDSKSVVIDNCKAKDLPEDTNKAINPQFTLCKNVYPTRTYSNLASPTSDTQSVPPELNSFIEQQEEYIHQLQQESQFCRNQLNNLLYKVREVVAENEALHYKNKTGFFKCALDEYAHIAENDNENDKQKPARIEISESKKPKTLECPNIVFESRISELEAQLTQAKLELRKVQEENQYNLKRMSESCLSNDTPEMKAQLEKALHVKHEAEMKVQDLQKTLIAVREQETEALQKIKQTVDAMQQIQFEKNQCEIEIKRLKEELDRQHGKFREATQEASKRIAEERQQIERRYSQQVEQLSADIASHWDAANKSQLESEKQRRELTELRREVSQKQTFIDDLKKELQNKISYLQSELNQALTEKDGAEQEVLSTKLTAERNERQSRQEQSRLQIEINSYKQRLERTEADLVHLRRENLRLSEHIASLEKEIATNKPIDSGDFTTQIPAKSENEKELASMIIDMETKHAATVAGLEDALNNQATIVSQLTAECQSLTQRLEANNLKHKYILRKKWPVYKTT; encoded by the exons ATGTTTGAAACGAGCAACCGTGGACGTCGACATCAGTTTAGCAGTACACCGGCAATTACCACAGAACATCTAAGTACACATTTAGCACGCATGAATTTTCCTCTAAGGAATTATTTGAAGACAAAAGGAAATTTTTCAAGCAGTACAGATCCTGTGAATTCTCTTCGAATGAAAAGATTAAGTTTGAAATCTAA aaagacGAGTGGAATTCAAAAGTTGGATTTAAGTAGGAAAAAATCTATAGATTACACGGAAATGGCTTATAGAGAAGCTGTTTCTAAGCTGAAGTATTTGCTTGCTGAATCTTATGTTTCAAAACCgttgtcagg AAAATCACCAGATATCAAAGATTATCAATGCAGCaatgtaaaaattaatgaatccgAAGAAAATATCGATAGTAAGAGTGTTGTAATTGACAATTGTAAAGCAAAAGATTTGCCAGAAGatacaaataaagctataaatcCACAATTCACTTTGTGTAAGAATGTGTATCCGACAAGAACATATAGTAATTTAGCATCTCCAACTTCAGACACACAGTCTGTTCCTCcagaattaaattcttttatcgAACAACAAGAAGAATATATTCATCAATTACAACAGGAATCTCAATTTTGCAGaaatcaattgaataatttattatacaaagtcAGAGAG GTTGTAGCTGAAAATGAAGctttacattataaaaataaaacaggatTTTTTAAATGTGCACTCGATGAATATGCGCACATCGctgaaaatgataatgaaaatgataaacaaAAGCCAGCTCGAATAGAAATTTCTGAAAGCAAGAAACCTAAAACATTGGAGTGTCCTAACATAGTGTTCGAATCCAGAATTAGCGAATTAGAAGCACAACTTACTCAGGCCAAATTAGAATTACGTAAAGTGCAAGAGGAAAATCAGTATAATTTAAAACGGATGTCCGAGAGTTGTTTAAGCAATGATACCCCTGAAATGAAAGCGCAGTTGGAGAAGGCTTTACATGTTAAACACGAAGCTGAAATGAAAGTACAAGATTTACAAAAAACATTAATTGCGGTACGAGAACAGGAAACCGAAGCATTACAAAAAATTAAGCAAACTGTGGATGCTATGCagcaaattcagtttgaaaaaaatcaatgtgaaatagaaattaagagattaaaagaagaattagaTAGACAACATGGAAAATTTAGAGAAGCTACACAAGAAGCAAGTAAACGTATTGCTGAAGAAAGACAACAAATAGAGCGTAGATATAGTCAGCAAGTTGAACAATTATCTGCTGATATTGCTTCTCACTGGGATGCAGCTAATAAATCTCAGTTAGAATCTGAAAAACAACGTAGAGAGTTAACAGAACTTAGGAGAGAAGTTTCTCAAAAACAAACATTCATCGATGACTTAAAGAAAGAACTTCAAAATAAGATAT CGTATTTACAAAGTGAGCTGAACCAAGCATTAACTGAAAAAGATGGAGCTGAACAGGAAGTTTTGTCTACAAAACTAACTgcggaacgaaacgaacgacAAAGTCGCCAAGAACAAAGTAGACTACAAATTGAAATCAATTCATATAAACAACGATTAGAGAGAACAGAGGCTGATTTAGTTCACCTTAGAAGAGAAAATTTAAGACTTTCAGAACATATAGCTTCTTTAGAGAAAgag ATTGCGACGAATAAACCCATAGACTCAGGAGATTTTACTACGCAAATTCCTGCAAAGTCGGAAAATGAAAAGGAATTGGCTTCTATGATAATAGATATGGAAACTAAACATG CTGCTACAGTGGCTGGTCTAGAAGATGCCTTGAATAATCAGGCTACGATCGTCTCTCAACTGACTGCTGAATGCCAATCTCTCACACAGCGTTTGGAAGCTAACAACCTGAAGCACAAGTATATTCTTA GGAAGAAATGGCCAGTTTACAAAACAACGTAG
- the LOC116429880 gene encoding serologically defined colon cancer antigen 8 homolog isoform X3 codes for MFETSNRGRRHQFSSTPAITTEHLSTHLARMNFPLRNYLKTKGNFSSSTDPVNSLRMKRLSLKSKKTSGIQKLDLSRKKSIDYTEMAYREAVSKLKYLLAESYVSKPLSGKSPDIKDYQCSNVKINESEENIDSKSVVIDNCKAKDLPEDTNKAINPQFTLCKNVYPTRTYSNLASPTSDTQSVPPELNSFIEQQEEYIHQLQQESQFCRNQLNNLLYKVREVVAENEALHYKNKTGFFKCALDEYAHIAENDNENDKQKPARIEISESKKPKTLECPNIVFESRISELEAQLTQAKLELRKVQEENQYNLKRMSESCLSNDTPEMKAQLEKALHVKHEAEMKVQDLQKTLIAVREQETEALQKIKQTVDAMQQIQFEKNQCEIEIKRLKEELDRQHGKFREATQEASKRIAEERQQIERRYSQQVEQLSADIASHWDAANKSQLESEKQRRELTELRREVSQKQTFIDDLKKELQNKISYLQSELNQALTEKDGAEQEVLSTKLTAERNERQSRQEQSRLQIEINSYKQRLERTEADLVHLRRENLRLSEHIASLEKEIATNKPIDSGDFTTQIPAKSENEKELASMIIDMETKHAATVAGLEDALNNQATIVSQLTAECQSLTQRLEANNLKHKGRH; via the exons ATGTTTGAAACGAGCAACCGTGGACGTCGACATCAGTTTAGCAGTACACCGGCAATTACCACAGAACATCTAAGTACACATTTAGCACGCATGAATTTTCCTCTAAGGAATTATTTGAAGACAAAAGGAAATTTTTCAAGCAGTACAGATCCTGTGAATTCTCTTCGAATGAAAAGATTAAGTTTGAAATCTAA aaagacGAGTGGAATTCAAAAGTTGGATTTAAGTAGGAAAAAATCTATAGATTACACGGAAATGGCTTATAGAGAAGCTGTTTCTAAGCTGAAGTATTTGCTTGCTGAATCTTATGTTTCAAAACCgttgtcagg AAAATCACCAGATATCAAAGATTATCAATGCAGCaatgtaaaaattaatgaatccgAAGAAAATATCGATAGTAAGAGTGTTGTAATTGACAATTGTAAAGCAAAAGATTTGCCAGAAGatacaaataaagctataaatcCACAATTCACTTTGTGTAAGAATGTGTATCCGACAAGAACATATAGTAATTTAGCATCTCCAACTTCAGACACACAGTCTGTTCCTCcagaattaaattcttttatcgAACAACAAGAAGAATATATTCATCAATTACAACAGGAATCTCAATTTTGCAGaaatcaattgaataatttattatacaaagtcAGAGAG GTTGTAGCTGAAAATGAAGctttacattataaaaataaaacaggatTTTTTAAATGTGCACTCGATGAATATGCGCACATCGctgaaaatgataatgaaaatgataaacaaAAGCCAGCTCGAATAGAAATTTCTGAAAGCAAGAAACCTAAAACATTGGAGTGTCCTAACATAGTGTTCGAATCCAGAATTAGCGAATTAGAAGCACAACTTACTCAGGCCAAATTAGAATTACGTAAAGTGCAAGAGGAAAATCAGTATAATTTAAAACGGATGTCCGAGAGTTGTTTAAGCAATGATACCCCTGAAATGAAAGCGCAGTTGGAGAAGGCTTTACATGTTAAACACGAAGCTGAAATGAAAGTACAAGATTTACAAAAAACATTAATTGCGGTACGAGAACAGGAAACCGAAGCATTACAAAAAATTAAGCAAACTGTGGATGCTATGCagcaaattcagtttgaaaaaaatcaatgtgaaatagaaattaagagattaaaagaagaattagaTAGACAACATGGAAAATTTAGAGAAGCTACACAAGAAGCAAGTAAACGTATTGCTGAAGAAAGACAACAAATAGAGCGTAGATATAGTCAGCAAGTTGAACAATTATCTGCTGATATTGCTTCTCACTGGGATGCAGCTAATAAATCTCAGTTAGAATCTGAAAAACAACGTAGAGAGTTAACAGAACTTAGGAGAGAAGTTTCTCAAAAACAAACATTCATCGATGACTTAAAGAAAGAACTTCAAAATAAGATAT CGTATTTACAAAGTGAGCTGAACCAAGCATTAACTGAAAAAGATGGAGCTGAACAGGAAGTTTTGTCTACAAAACTAACTgcggaacgaaacgaacgacAAAGTCGCCAAGAACAAAGTAGACTACAAATTGAAATCAATTCATATAAACAACGATTAGAGAGAACAGAGGCTGATTTAGTTCACCTTAGAAGAGAAAATTTAAGACTTTCAGAACATATAGCTTCTTTAGAGAAAgag ATTGCGACGAATAAACCCATAGACTCAGGAGATTTTACTACGCAAATTCCTGCAAAGTCGGAAAATGAAAAGGAATTGGCTTCTATGATAATAGATATGGAAACTAAACATG CTGCTACAGTGGCTGGTCTAGAAGATGCCTTGAATAATCAGGCTACGATCGTCTCTCAACTGACTGCTGAATGCCAATCTCTCACACAGCGTTTGGAAGCTAACAACCTGAAGCACAA AGGGAGACACTGA